A part of Paenibacillus sp. 481 genomic DNA contains:
- a CDS encoding FtsK/SpoIIIE family DNA translocase: MARKKKKKQSFSKSLKYEIYGILLITCSIIALSGEAAFGRSLSKLFGLLLGKWYFIIPLLFIYVGLVVMIKRQWPTGWTPRKTGIMCILLAFTMLSTMSAVEQRLLPVAEQLSAGRIFQDIHNTLKVELIHANETGTAGTMLQKDISGGYIGAALYCVLFSLFGGLGTKLLIIVLMFIGFMLITQMSYIELIRLIRAKVSKITITIMKKRRARMNERKVQSGRKRKAMDDEDLLPDHMDNEDEDEELLDRERTPIFYQLFGGRKKAKQREHWDEDEEYMEKDKRFSERPRSFRSDENDSDVAEAYAAERHNRLQNEDEINTQGNELQQPTPLFRDFTATDSTDRAHEMDEVHHIGRASSSTQDDVEDDLEEPLPISLHTPNAEEVDPMTIHSNDSTEVNTDATDQQSIEHSELSDPPKPPPKPYKLPSFQLLSKPQGSGKGGDHADYMQTARKLEATLESFGVRAKVLEVVRGPAVTRYEIQPDIGVKVSRIVSLSDDIALALAAKDIRMEAPIPGKSAIGIEVPNNEVSVVTMREVMETQTFLEASSRLSITLGRDISGAPIVGNLARMPHLLVAGATGSGKSVCINGIITSVLYKAKPDEVKFLMIDPKMVELNVYNGIPHLLAPVVTDPRRASLALKKIVVEMEKRYELFSKSGTRNIEGYNNLVAEEKEKVLPFIVVIVDELADLMMVAANDVEDAICRLAQMARAAGIHLIIATQRPSVDVITGVIKANIPSRIAFGVSSQVDSRTILDMAGAEKLLGRGDMLYLPMGSSKPIRVQGAFLSDQEVETVVTFCRDQGQAEYNEDLVPEIDENGLAADEPIDELYEQAVQMVLEAQQASASLLQRRMRIGYNRASRLIDHMNMQGIIGPHEGSRPREVLMTWEQYQHTKKSS, translated from the coding sequence GTGGCTCGTAAAAAGAAGAAGAAACAATCGTTTAGCAAAAGTTTGAAATATGAAATATACGGTATTTTACTCATTACATGTTCCATTATCGCATTGTCAGGAGAAGCTGCCTTTGGCCGTTCGTTGTCCAAATTGTTCGGCCTTTTGCTCGGTAAGTGGTATTTTATTATTCCGCTCTTGTTTATATATGTGGGATTAGTCGTCATGATCAAGCGCCAATGGCCGACCGGTTGGACACCCCGTAAGACGGGAATAATGTGCATTTTATTAGCATTCACGATGCTCAGTACGATGTCTGCTGTTGAACAGCGACTGTTACCTGTAGCGGAGCAATTAAGTGCAGGACGAATTTTTCAAGACATACATAACACGTTAAAAGTTGAACTGATTCATGCGAACGAAACTGGAACCGCAGGGACCATGCTGCAAAAGGACATTAGTGGTGGCTATATAGGTGCTGCACTATATTGTGTTCTATTTTCTTTGTTCGGCGGTCTTGGCACGAAGCTGCTGATCATCGTTCTCATGTTTATCGGCTTCATGCTTATTACGCAAATGTCATATATCGAGCTCATACGACTCATACGAGCGAAAGTAAGTAAGATTACGATTACGATCATGAAAAAACGCAGAGCACGAATGAACGAGCGTAAGGTGCAATCAGGCCGCAAACGCAAGGCGATGGATGATGAAGATCTATTACCTGACCATATGGATAATGAAGATGAGGATGAGGAGCTACTTGATCGCGAAAGAACGCCTATTTTTTACCAGTTATTTGGAGGGCGTAAAAAAGCTAAGCAGCGTGAACATTGGGATGAAGACGAAGAATATATGGAAAAAGACAAACGTTTTTCAGAACGCCCACGTTCATTCCGTTCTGATGAGAACGACTCGGATGTAGCTGAAGCGTATGCTGCTGAGCGTCACAATCGTCTACAGAACGAAGATGAGATAAATACGCAAGGGAACGAATTGCAGCAACCAACACCATTGTTTAGAGATTTTACAGCTACAGATTCGACAGATCGAGCGCACGAAATGGATGAAGTGCATCATATAGGACGAGCTTCGTCCTCGACTCAAGACGATGTTGAAGATGATTTGGAGGAACCCCTCCCCATTTCTTTGCATACACCAAATGCAGAAGAAGTGGATCCAATGACCATTCATTCGAATGACTCGACGGAAGTCAACACGGACGCAACCGATCAACAATCAATTGAGCATTCTGAATTGTCGGATCCGCCTAAGCCGCCGCCAAAACCGTACAAATTACCATCATTCCAGCTGCTTTCTAAGCCGCAAGGAAGTGGAAAAGGTGGCGATCATGCCGATTACATGCAAACCGCACGTAAACTTGAGGCGACATTAGAAAGCTTCGGGGTGCGAGCAAAAGTGTTGGAAGTCGTTCGCGGGCCAGCGGTTACTCGTTACGAGATTCAGCCGGATATTGGTGTGAAAGTTAGCCGTATTGTGAGTTTGTCCGATGATATTGCTTTGGCATTAGCCGCAAAGGACATTCGAATGGAGGCGCCAATTCCAGGGAAATCCGCGATCGGTATCGAGGTGCCGAACAATGAAGTATCTGTCGTCACGATGCGAGAAGTGATGGAAACACAGACGTTCCTAGAAGCATCTTCACGGCTATCCATTACACTTGGACGTGATATTTCAGGAGCACCTATTGTAGGCAACTTGGCTCGCATGCCGCACTTACTTGTTGCAGGTGCAACCGGCTCGGGTAAATCGGTCTGTATTAACGGTATTATTACGAGCGTGCTGTATAAGGCAAAGCCTGATGAAGTGAAATTTTTAATGATCGACCCCAAAATGGTTGAATTGAATGTGTACAATGGTATCCCACATTTGTTGGCTCCTGTCGTAACCGATCCACGTCGCGCTTCCCTTGCGTTGAAGAAGATTGTCGTGGAGATGGAGAAGCGGTATGAACTATTTTCTAAATCGGGTACACGTAACATCGAGGGCTATAACAATTTAGTGGCCGAAGAAAAAGAAAAAGTGCTGCCGTTTATCGTCGTTATCGTGGACGAGCTGGCTGATTTGATGATGGTAGCGGCTAACGATGTAGAGGATGCTATTTGCCGCCTAGCTCAGATGGCCCGTGCTGCTGGTATACACCTCATCATTGCTACGCAGCGTCCATCGGTAGACGTTATTACTGGGGTAATAAAAGCGAACATCCCTTCGCGGATTGCGTTTGGTGTCTCATCGCAAGTCGATTCACGTACAATACTAGATATGGCTGGCGCTGAAAAGCTGCTTGGTCGTGGGGATATGTTGTACCTGCCGATGGGGTCATCCAAACCGATTCGCGTGCAAGGCGCTTTCTTGTCCGATCAAGAGGTGGAGACAGTCGTAACTTTTTGCCGTGACCAAGGTCAGGCTGAATATAACGAAGATCTTGTGCCTGAAATTGATGAGAACGGCTTAGCTGCTGACGAACCAATAGATGAATTATACGAGCAGGCTGTACAAATGGTGCTAGAAGCACAGCAAGCTTCTGCATCGTTGTTGCAGCGGCGCATGCGGATAGGTTATAACCGTGCCAGCCGACTTATTGATCATATGAATATGCAAGGTATTATCGGTCCGCACGAAGGCAGCCGGCCGCGTGAAGTGCTAATGACGTGGGAACAATATCAGCATACGAAGAAGTCATCGTAA
- the yfmF gene encoding EF-P 5-aminopentanol modification-associated protein YfmF: protein MSKPTFERGSVHGIRLHVMPTKRFKTFAISAYVGIPLQEDTVTPTALTPFVLRRGTAEHPETIRFRERLDELYGAGFGFDVYKRGDYQIIQFRMDVINDQFVSAADSLLQQAFQFLGNAVTDPAIEGGAFRNKYVQEEKDTLRKRLEAIVNDKIRYAAERCVEEMCKNEPYRLHPLGNRSDLESIDSNVLYETYRQLLERACIDIYVVGDTSLAEVEQAVSRTFRLQRTGEVKYARAIPVPRIGEPNVVVDRLDVTQGKLNLGLRSTITYADDAYPAALLYNGILGGYPHSKLFVNVREKNSLAYYASSRFDGHKGICTIQSGIEFDNYEKAVRIIREQLEALQAGQIEALELEQTKAMIANQLREIDDSAFEMIGFDFNRVLSGRERTTTQLIEQIQAIDTAHIQTAANTFQLDTIYFLRNREGV, encoded by the coding sequence GTGAGCAAACCGACCTTTGAGCGAGGCTCTGTGCACGGTATTCGCTTGCACGTTATGCCTACTAAGCGTTTCAAAACGTTTGCGATCAGCGCTTACGTTGGGATTCCGCTGCAAGAGGACACCGTAACACCGACTGCACTTACACCGTTTGTGCTAAGAAGAGGAACAGCAGAGCACCCTGAAACGATACGTTTTCGTGAACGACTAGATGAGCTGTACGGCGCAGGCTTTGGGTTCGATGTGTATAAACGAGGCGACTACCAAATTATACAGTTCCGGATGGATGTCATTAACGATCAGTTCGTCAGCGCAGCTGATTCGCTATTGCAGCAAGCCTTTCAATTTTTGGGCAATGCGGTCACCGATCCTGCCATCGAAGGTGGAGCATTCCGGAACAAGTATGTACAAGAGGAAAAAGATACACTACGTAAACGACTTGAGGCAATTGTCAACGATAAAATTCGTTATGCCGCCGAACGATGTGTGGAGGAAATGTGCAAAAATGAACCGTATCGTTTGCATCCGCTTGGCAATCGCAGCGATTTAGAGTCGATCGATTCGAATGTATTGTACGAAACGTATCGTCAGTTGCTAGAACGTGCTTGCATCGACATTTATGTCGTAGGTGATACATCACTAGCGGAAGTCGAGCAAGCTGTTTCCCGAACGTTTCGCTTGCAGCGTACAGGGGAAGTCAAATATGCTCGTGCCATTCCTGTTCCGCGCATCGGCGAGCCTAACGTCGTCGTTGACCGGCTCGACGTCACACAGGGTAAGCTTAATTTAGGATTGCGTTCCACGATTACATATGCGGACGATGCTTATCCAGCTGCGCTCTTGTATAACGGTATACTAGGTGGCTATCCACATTCCAAGCTATTTGTTAACGTTCGTGAGAAAAATAGCTTAGCGTATTACGCTTCATCACGCTTTGATGGTCATAAAGGGATTTGCACCATTCAGTCTGGTATCGAATTTGATAATTACGAAAAAGCAGTACGAATTATTCGAGAACAATTAGAAGCGCTGCAAGCTGGACAAATTGAAGCACTTGAATTGGAGCAGACGAAAGCGATGATTGCGAATCAGTTGCGAGAAATTGATGATTCTGCATTTGAGATGATTGGATTTGACTTTAACCGCGTCTTATCTGGGCGGGAACGTACAACCACACAACTCATTGAGCAAATACAAGCTATCGATACAGCACACATTCAAACAGCAGCAAATACGTTTCAGCTAGATACGATATACTTCTTGCGCAACCGAGAGGGGGTTTAA
- the ymfI gene encoding elongation factor P 5-aminopentanone reductase — protein sequence MKALGETAVLITGGSRGIGSAVAERFASVGMKVIIHYLQAHEAANEVARRCLQYGGDVLTVTADLRSRDQLLRMQEKLELHGFTPDILVNNAGVAHYGLFTDVTEEEWDDNMAINLKGMFMCTQLFAPHMISQKYGRIINVSSVWGLTGASCEVMYSTAKGGVNAFTKALAKELAPSGVTVNAVAPGVVETDMIKHLNAEERALLQSDIPAGRLASPEEIASLVYFLALPESSYITGQVISPNGGWQT from the coding sequence TTGAAAGCCTTAGGGGAAACGGCGGTACTCATTACAGGAGGTAGCAGAGGGATTGGATCGGCAGTTGCAGAACGATTCGCTTCCGTCGGTATGAAAGTCATTATTCATTATTTGCAAGCACATGAAGCGGCTAATGAGGTTGCACGCCGTTGCTTGCAGTATGGTGGAGACGTTCTAACCGTTACGGCTGACTTACGTTCACGTGATCAATTGTTACGTATGCAGGAAAAGCTTGAGCTGCACGGATTTACGCCTGACATTCTCGTGAACAACGCTGGGGTGGCACATTACGGTCTATTTACAGATGTAACCGAAGAAGAGTGGGACGATAATATGGCCATCAATTTAAAAGGCATGTTTATGTGTACCCAGTTGTTTGCTCCGCACATGATTTCGCAAAAGTATGGGCGCATTATTAATGTATCCTCGGTGTGGGGCCTGACGGGGGCATCTTGCGAAGTCATGTATTCAACCGCTAAGGGTGGCGTGAACGCCTTTACAAAAGCATTGGCCAAAGAGTTGGCACCTTCAGGCGTAACTGTGAATGCTGTGGCTCCAGGCGTCGTTGAGACAGATATGATTAAACATCTTAATGCAGAAGAGCGCGCATTGCTGCAATCCGATATTCCTGCGGGCAGGCTGGCGTCACCAGAAGAAATTGCCTCTTTAGTTTATTTTCTTGCGCTGCCTGAATCGAGCTACATTACTGGACAAGTCATTAGTCCAAATGGCGGTTGGCAGACATAA
- a CDS encoding helix-turn-helix domain-containing protein, giving the protein MSELGQILKKARLEKGMSLDDVQEATKIRKRYLEAIESGDYKVLPGSFYVRAFVKTYAETVGLNPDEILQYYQKDIPAPEPEATVEPMVRKKRSVQHSDRFGKWATTILMWSFVILIIVIVYFFMVRTSKDLGNPSTDDINITKSEKATPPNQTGGETTGGTTPPVAPDKAPDPVESEQTPIVLLTKSSGSTDTYSVSSPKEDEPIKLEIKASNGHSWLAVREKNNSGKKLHYGNIEDGQTLSFEVGKDGLYVRTGRADRIAITVAGTAVVDGDKASTKTLQFNWISYEEAKALQQQQASNTGTNDTNATNGTNATNGTNN; this is encoded by the coding sequence GTGTCAGAATTAGGCCAAATATTAAAAAAAGCTCGTCTTGAAAAAGGAATGTCTCTTGATGATGTGCAGGAAGCGACTAAAATTCGCAAGCGCTATTTGGAGGCGATTGAGTCTGGAGATTACAAGGTGCTGCCAGGTTCGTTCTATGTACGTGCATTTGTAAAGACGTATGCAGAGACGGTCGGGTTGAACCCTGATGAAATATTGCAATATTATCAGAAAGATATCCCTGCTCCAGAGCCGGAAGCGACGGTAGAACCGATGGTTCGTAAAAAACGGAGCGTGCAACATTCGGATCGATTTGGCAAATGGGCAACGACGATATTGATGTGGTCGTTTGTTATTCTTATTATTGTGATTGTTTATTTTTTCATGGTCCGAACATCGAAAGATCTAGGCAATCCGTCAACGGATGATATCAATATTACAAAAAGTGAAAAAGCAACTCCGCCTAACCAAACGGGTGGCGAAACAACAGGTGGAACAACGCCTCCTGTTGCGCCTGATAAGGCTCCTGATCCAGTTGAATCCGAGCAAACGCCAATTGTTTTGCTTACGAAATCTTCAGGCAGCACAGACACATATAGCGTGTCTTCGCCGAAGGAAGATGAACCTATTAAGCTGGAAATCAAGGCTTCCAATGGCCATAGCTGGCTCGCTGTTAGAGAAAAGAACAATAGCGGTAAAAAGCTGCATTATGGCAACATTGAAGATGGGCAAACGTTGTCTTTTGAGGTAGGCAAAGACGGATTATACGTGCGAACTGGTCGTGCCGATCGAATTGCTATTACGGTAGCAGGTACAGCTGTTGTAGATGGAGATAAGGCAAGCACGAAGACGTTGCAGTTTAATTGGATTTCGTATGAAGAAGCGAAAGCATTACAACAGCAGCAAGCGTCTAACACAGGTACTAATGACACGAATGCAACAAACGGAACTAACGCAACGAATGGAACTAACAATTAG
- the yfmH gene encoding EF-P 5-aminopentanol modification-associated protein YfmH, translated as MEKREFSQLQETIYYERMDNGLDVYVLPKPGFQKTFATFSTKYGSIDNHFQIKGADAVKVPDGIAHFLEHKMFEEPEGDIFATFAQQGASANAFTTFDRTVYLFSATDQIEANVTTLIDFVQRPYFTDENVEKEKGIIGQEINMYSDNADWRVYFGLIEAMYHIHPIHIDIAGTIESIGTITKETLFACYNTFYHPSNMLLFVVGGVDPASIFELVRQNQAAKSYEPQGEITRLFEAEPELVRNPRLVSKLPVSLPKCLFGCKELPPRIEGTALLQYELATRTMLDLLLGSSSPLAQALYEEGLTSDSFGHEYNCSSDYAFSVIGGETKDPDKLVERVRTAIEQQKETGFEQAAFDRIRNKRIGGFLRMLNSSESIANEFTKYKFRDGDLFDILAVYESLTLAQVNERLRDHFDWSRLAVSIVEQP; from the coding sequence ATGGAGAAACGTGAATTTTCCCAGCTGCAAGAAACGATTTACTACGAACGTATGGATAATGGTCTGGACGTCTATGTGTTGCCCAAACCTGGATTCCAAAAGACGTTTGCCACCTTTTCAACCAAATACGGTTCTATCGACAATCATTTTCAAATAAAGGGAGCGGACGCCGTTAAAGTGCCAGACGGCATTGCGCACTTCCTTGAGCATAAGATGTTTGAAGAGCCGGAGGGCGATATTTTCGCCACTTTCGCACAACAAGGGGCTTCGGCAAATGCGTTTACGACATTTGACCGTACGGTTTACTTATTTTCAGCGACAGATCAAATCGAAGCAAATGTTACAACGCTTATCGATTTCGTGCAGCGTCCTTACTTTACAGATGAGAATGTAGAAAAGGAAAAAGGAATTATCGGCCAAGAAATTAATATGTACAGCGATAATGCGGATTGGCGTGTCTACTTCGGACTTATCGAAGCGATGTATCATATTCATCCGATACATATTGATATTGCGGGCACGATTGAATCTATCGGCACAATTACGAAGGAAACGTTGTTTGCATGCTACAACACGTTTTATCACCCCTCCAACATGCTGTTATTTGTAGTCGGAGGAGTTGATCCTGCCTCCATATTTGAGCTAGTTCGACAGAACCAGGCCGCCAAATCTTATGAGCCACAGGGAGAAATTACGCGGCTATTTGAAGCAGAACCAGAACTCGTGCGCAATCCGCGTCTCGTTTCTAAACTGCCAGTCTCATTGCCTAAATGCTTGTTCGGTTGTAAAGAGCTACCTCCGCGTATTGAAGGCACAGCATTGCTGCAATATGAACTAGCAACTCGCACCATGCTTGACTTATTGCTTGGCAGCAGTTCACCGTTAGCACAAGCTTTATATGAAGAGGGTCTTACTTCAGATAGCTTCGGTCATGAATATAATTGCAGTTCAGACTATGCTTTCTCTGTCATTGGCGGGGAGACGAAGGACCCGGATAAACTGGTGGAACGAGTGCGTACCGCTATTGAGCAGCAAAAAGAAACAGGGTTTGAGCAGGCTGCATTTGACCGGATTCGCAATAAGCGAATTGGTGGTTTTTTACGCATGCTCAATTCATCTGAATCCATTGCGAACGAGTTCACTAAATACAAGTTCCGAGATGGGGACTTGTTTGATATACTGGCTGTATATGAGTCGTTAACGTTAGCTCAAGTAAATGAGCGCTTGCGCGACCATTTCGACTGGAGCCGTTTGGCCGTCTCCATTGTGGAGCAGCCTTAA
- a CDS encoding YlzJ-like family protein, which produces MTLYTILPLEQVLNGFDKQPEFTEMKWQGRTLLVQHVDQQTVRIERLVQCSHLDDFLDPNWMPGALLQTQSIFN; this is translated from the coding sequence ATGACACTTTACACCATATTACCACTAGAGCAAGTACTAAATGGTTTTGACAAGCAGCCTGAATTTACAGAAATGAAATGGCAGGGCCGAACGTTGCTTGTCCAGCATGTTGACCAACAAACCGTGCGAATTGAACGCCTTGTTCAATGTAGTCATTTAGATGATTTTCTAGATCCGAATTGGATGCCAGGTGCATTGTTGCAAACACAGTCCATCTTTAATTAA
- the sleB gene encoding spore cortex-lytic enzyme, translating into MRRKRIIWITLCMVLALFGAYEYKQMNETMETFSSATIKYGASGKDVTELQGRLKFLGYYNGKIDGVFGGATKNAVTWFQWKFGLKSDGVVGTKTKTKLVNATKNWSPQSNQSAPPPAKPPSKSPNKPSRLSGSNNLGFSENDLKLMANAVYGEARGEPYEGQVAVAAVILNRVKSPSFPNTVSGVIFQPRAFTAVADGQIWLTPNEKAREAVQDAINGWDPSGGCLYYFNPVTATSKWIWTRPQVKTIGKHIFCM; encoded by the coding sequence ATGAGAAGAAAACGCATCATTTGGATTACGCTATGCATGGTACTTGCTTTGTTCGGCGCGTATGAGTACAAACAAATGAATGAAACGATGGAAACGTTCAGTAGCGCGACGATTAAATATGGGGCGAGCGGGAAGGACGTTACTGAACTGCAAGGACGGCTTAAATTTTTAGGCTATTACAACGGAAAAATTGATGGAGTGTTCGGCGGAGCTACAAAAAATGCGGTAACTTGGTTTCAATGGAAGTTTGGGTTGAAATCGGATGGGGTCGTTGGGACAAAGACCAAAACAAAGCTAGTCAACGCAACGAAAAACTGGAGTCCCCAATCGAATCAATCAGCGCCACCACCAGCAAAGCCTCCGTCTAAAAGCCCGAATAAACCGAGCAGACTTAGCGGCTCGAACAATTTAGGGTTCTCGGAAAATGATTTAAAGCTGATGGCGAATGCGGTATATGGTGAGGCGCGCGGCGAGCCGTATGAAGGGCAAGTTGCGGTTGCGGCCGTTATATTAAACCGTGTTAAGTCGCCTAGTTTCCCGAACACGGTGTCAGGTGTTATTTTTCAACCACGTGCTTTTACGGCTGTAGCTGATGGACAAATTTGGCTCACACCAAATGAGAAGGCTAGAGAAGCAGTGCAAGATGCAATTAACGGATGGGACCCATCGGGAGGTTGCTTGTACTATTTCAATCCGGTGACAGCAACATCGAAATGGATTTGGACACGACCGCAAGTGAAGACGATTGGTAAGCATATATTTTGTATGTAA
- a CDS encoding ClpP family protease: MNGVPWDLAQLNNETPQPEVNVPKGPPSVETIQQLGTASVPSTGESNIYCLNIIGQIEGHIVLPPQNKTTKYEHVIPQLVAAEQNSKIEGVLVLLNTVGGDVEAGLAIAEIIASMSKPTVALVLGGGHSIGVPIAVSANVSMIAETATMTIHPIRLTGLVIGVPQTFEYLDKMQERVTRFVTSHSKVTEEQFKELMFKTGELTRDIGTTVIGADAVRYGLIDEIGGITTALNQLNRLIDDKRQRNAAPSSAQVVGLQPPQANQQVQSNIPNSHLNNMNNNLNNIPPQGGPGGGQR, encoded by the coding sequence ATGAACGGCGTGCCATGGGACTTAGCACAGTTAAACAATGAAACACCCCAACCAGAAGTTAATGTGCCTAAAGGGCCACCGAGCGTTGAAACGATTCAGCAACTTGGAACCGCTTCAGTGCCTTCTACAGGTGAGTCCAATATTTATTGTCTCAATATCATCGGTCAAATCGAAGGCCACATCGTGTTGCCTCCGCAGAACAAGACAACGAAATACGAGCATGTCATTCCACAACTTGTTGCTGCAGAGCAGAACAGTAAAATCGAAGGTGTGCTCGTTCTTTTAAACACAGTTGGCGGTGATGTAGAAGCGGGACTTGCCATAGCAGAAATAATCGCATCGATGTCAAAACCTACAGTTGCACTTGTGCTTGGAGGTGGGCACAGCATAGGGGTTCCGATTGCTGTTTCTGCAAACGTATCCATGATTGCGGAGACAGCGACGATGACTATTCATCCTATCCGCTTAACAGGGCTTGTGATTGGTGTTCCACAGACGTTTGAATATTTAGATAAAATGCAAGAACGCGTTACTCGATTTGTGACTTCGCATTCGAAAGTAACCGAGGAGCAATTTAAAGAGCTAATGTTTAAAACGGGCGAGCTTACACGTGATATAGGTACAACTGTGATTGGTGCGGATGCTGTTCGCTATGGACTTATTGACGAAATCGGTGGGATCACAACCGCGTTGAACCAATTAAATCGACTCATAGATGACAAGCGGCAGCGTAATGCAGCACCATCTTCTGCCCAAGTGGTAGGTTTGCAGCCACCGCAAGCCAATCAACAGGTGCAATCTAACATACCGAACTCACATCTTAACAATATGAATAATAATCTGAATAATATACCTCCTCAAGGTGGGCCAGGAGGGGGACAACGATGA
- a CDS encoding DUF3388 domain-containing protein, translated as MEYKQWYMEYKIHKNRPGLLGDIASLLGMLEVNILTINGVEGKTRGMLLQTDDDEKIKIMGEMLRKVDNITVSALRQPKLVDILAVRHGRYIERDSDDQKTFRFTRDELGLLVDFLGEIFKKEGHQVIGLRGMPRVGKTESLIAGSVCAMKRWTFVSSTLLRQTVRSQMSEEEMSLNNVFIIDGIVSTIRSNEKHESLLHEIMGMASTKVIEHPDIFVQETRYQFDDFDYIIELRNTPDEEISYETFTANYNDL; from the coding sequence ATGGAATACAAACAGTGGTATATGGAATATAAAATACATAAGAACCGTCCAGGTTTGCTCGGAGATATTGCCTCTTTGCTCGGTATGCTTGAAGTTAACATTTTAACGATTAACGGAGTTGAGGGCAAAACTCGCGGCATGCTGCTTCAGACGGATGATGATGAAAAAATTAAGATTATGGGTGAAATGCTGCGGAAAGTGGATAATATTACGGTGTCCGCCTTGCGACAGCCCAAATTAGTCGATATTTTAGCCGTACGACACGGTCGATATATAGAGCGGGATTCAGACGATCAAAAGACATTTCGCTTTACGCGTGATGAACTTGGTTTATTAGTTGACTTTTTAGGGGAAATCTTTAAAAAAGAGGGTCATCAAGTTATTGGATTACGGGGCATGCCGCGTGTTGGTAAGACGGAATCGCTTATTGCGGGTAGCGTATGTGCTATGAAGCGTTGGACATTTGTGTCTTCTACATTGTTGCGACAAACCGTACGCAGTCAGATGTCTGAAGAAGAAATGAGTTTGAACAACGTTTTTATTATTGATGGCATTGTGAGCACGATTCGATCGAATGAGAAGCATGAATCTTTATTGCATGAAATTATGGGGATGGCTTCCACTAAAGTGATTGAGCATCCTGACATTTTTGTGCAGGAGACGCGTTATCAATTTGATGATTTTGATTATATTATCGAACTCCGTAATACACCAGATGAGGAAATTTCTTACGAGACGTTTACAGCTAATTATAACGATTTATAA
- a CDS encoding DUF3243 domain-containing protein, producing MTSVLRSFDTWKKFLGERVQNAKGLGMSEETISKLAYEIGSFLDEKVNPENPQERTLKELWDVGSEDERKTIARLMVKLADQNR from the coding sequence ATGACATCTGTTCTTCGTAGTTTTGACACATGGAAAAAGTTCCTTGGTGAGCGCGTGCAAAATGCCAAAGGCTTAGGCATGAGTGAAGAGACGATTTCCAAGCTCGCTTATGAAATTGGTTCCTTTCTTGATGAAAAAGTAAATCCTGAAAACCCTCAAGAACGTACGCTCAAAGAGCTGTGGGATGTGGGGTCTGAGGATGAGCGGAAGACGATTGCTCGTTTAATGGTCAAATTAGCGGACCAAAACCGTTAA